One Rosa chinensis cultivar Old Blush chromosome 5, RchiOBHm-V2, whole genome shotgun sequence genomic region harbors:
- the LOC121049144 gene encoding uncharacterized protein LOC121049144, whose product MAKESILSQNPSAASFGRLSELIDLKSKTRSQSSSALADSASPPPTLSVSRLSPRNRSSSTFSQSASQPLCSSQSVFLSPQPSPLEKDDLIEDSISISIRLKIEKSISISISIRLKIQSLWALLQSSFQVCEKLAAQLHHQVENKRAEVEPKKISEYQIIEITENVCNLKKAEVDWILLIDIVEQGDKLQVRICASLLWILWTESLEIVFLSTEIY is encoded by the exons ATGGCCAAGGAGAGCATTCTCTCTCAAAACCCTAGCGCCGCCTCCTTTGGGAGGCTTTCAGAG TTAATAGACCTAAAATCTAAAACCCGTAGTCAATCTTCCTCAGCTCTCGCAGACTCCGCCAGTCCGCCTCCAACTCTCTCGGTCTCTCGACTCTCTCCCAGAAATCGATCTTCCTCAACCTTCAGTCAGTCAGCCAGTCAGCCCCTCTGTTCCTCACAATCGGTCTTCCTAAGCCCTCAGCCCTCACCTCTAGAGAAAGACGATCTGATTGAAGATTCAATTTCGATTTCGATCCGATTGAAGATTGAGAAATcgatttcgatttcgatttcgaTCCGATTGAAGATTCAATCTCTGTGGGCGCTGCTTCAATCATCATTtcag GTCTGTGAGAAGCTTGCAGCTCAGTTGCACCACCAAGTTGAGAATAAGAGAGCTGAGGTCGAACCCAAGAAG ATCTCGGAGTATCAGATTATTGAGATTACAGAGAATGTTTGTAATCTGAAGAAGGCGGAGGTGGATTGGATTTTGCTGATTGACATAGTTGAACAAGGAGATAAGTTGCAGGTAAGAATTTGTGCTTCATTGCTTTGGATCTTGTGGACTGAAAGTTTAGAGATTGTGTTTTTGTCAACAGAAATATACTGA
- the LOC112164591 gene encoding uncharacterized protein LOC112164591 isoform X1, whose product MKTQRPGLEGGRRRHGGRKLYRFSISSNNGLGLSTSLEISVSPRRLSLKSQSLLDGSGPLLRSSTIEGLFNPRKLTALIESREMEQIQFNPGDLVKNLGTIARFGTKKFMEAAALLVFSDLVKNLGTIARFGTKKFMEALAAWLLDLILA is encoded by the exons ATGAAAACCCAGAGACCAGGTCTCGAAGGTGGACGACGGCGGCACGGCGGGCGGAAGCTTTATCGCTTCTCTATCTCCTCGAACAATGGTCTTGGTCTCTCCACATCACTCGAGATCTCGGTCTCTCCTCGTCGTctctctctcaagtctcaaTCTCTCCTCGACGGCTCCGGCCCTCTCCTTCGCTCCTCAACGATCGAAGGTCTTTTTAATCCTCGTAAGTTGACAGCTCTAATCGAAAGCAGAGAAATGGAGCAGATCCAGTTCAATCCTGGAG ATTTGGTCAAGAACCTTGGTACCATTGCAAGGTTTGGCACCAAGAAATTCATGGAAGCCGCGGCTCTACTTGTGTTTTCAGATTTGGTCAAGAACCTTGGTACCATTGCAAGGTTTGGCACCAAGAAATTCATGGAAGCCTTGGCAGCGTGGCTGCTGGACCTGATTTTAGCATGA
- the LOC112164591 gene encoding uncharacterized protein LOC112164591 isoform X3, whose product MKTQRPGLEGGRRRHGGRKLYRFSISSNNGLGLSTSLEISVSPRRLSLKSQSLLDGSGPLLRSSTIEGLFNPHLVKNLGTIARFGTKKFMEAAALLVFSDLVKNLGTIARFGTKKFMEALAAWLLDLILA is encoded by the exons ATGAAAACCCAGAGACCAGGTCTCGAAGGTGGACGACGGCGGCACGGCGGGCGGAAGCTTTATCGCTTCTCTATCTCCTCGAACAATGGTCTTGGTCTCTCCACATCACTCGAGATCTCGGTCTCTCCTCGTCGTctctctctcaagtctcaaTCTCTCCTCGACGGCTCCGGCCCTCTCCTTCGCTCCTCAACGATCGAAGGTCTTTTTAATCCTC ATTTGGTCAAGAACCTTGGTACCATTGCAAGGTTTGGCACCAAGAAATTCATGGAAGCCGCGGCTCTACTTGTGTTTTCAGATTTGGTCAAGAACCTTGGTACCATTGCAAGGTTTGGCACCAAGAAATTCATGGAAGCCTTGGCAGCGTGGCTGCTGGACCTGATTTTAGCATGA
- the LOC112164591 gene encoding uncharacterized protein LOC112164591 isoform X4 has product MGACASKEVCGQLLDDSSISMLKIFGQEPWYHCKVWHQEIHGSRGSTCVFRFGQEPWYHCKVWHQEIHGSLGSVAAGPDFSMIGQFGVGFYFAYLVVKKEEEVDEEKEVVMFLASMFLTFLFRQG; this is encoded by the exons ATGGGAGCTTGTGCGTCCAAG GAAGTTTGCGGGCAATTGTTGGACGATAGTTCAATTTCTATGCTTAAAAT ATTTGGTCAAGAACCTTGGTACCATTGCAAGGTTTGGCACCAAGAAATTCATGGAAGCCGCGGCTCTACTTGTGTTTTCAGATTTGGTCAAGAACCTTGGTACCATTGCAAGGTTTGGCACCAAGAAATTCATGGAAGCCTTGGCAGCGTGGCTGCTGGACCTGATTTTAGCATGATTGGTCAGTTTGGTGTTGGGTTCTACTTTGCATATCTTGTTGTTAAGAAGGAAGAGGAAgttgatgaagagaaggaagtggTCATGTTTCTGGCCTCGATGTttttgacctttttgtttaggcAGGGTTAG
- the LOC112164591 gene encoding uncharacterized protein LOC112164591 isoform X2: MSIDSNNISSSQEVCGQLLDDSSISMLKIFGQEPWYHCKVWHQEIHGSRGSTCVFRFGQEPWYHCKVWHQEIHGSLGSVAAGPDFSMIGQFGVGFYFAYLVVKKEEEVDEEKEVVMFLASMFLTFLFRQG; the protein is encoded by the exons ATGTCAATTGATAGTAATAATATATCTTCCTCCCAGGAAGTTTGCGGGCAATTGTTGGACGATAGTTCAATTTCTATGCTTAAAAT ATTTGGTCAAGAACCTTGGTACCATTGCAAGGTTTGGCACCAAGAAATTCATGGAAGCCGCGGCTCTACTTGTGTTTTCAGATTTGGTCAAGAACCTTGGTACCATTGCAAGGTTTGGCACCAAGAAATTCATGGAAGCCTTGGCAGCGTGGCTGCTGGACCTGATTTTAGCATGATTGGTCAGTTTGGTGTTGGGTTCTACTTTGCATATCTTGTTGTTAAGAAGGAAGAGGAAgttgatgaagagaaggaagtggTCATGTTTCTGGCCTCGATGTttttgacctttttgtttaggcAGGGTTAG